Proteins co-encoded in one Solea senegalensis isolate Sse05_10M linkage group LG8, IFAPA_SoseM_1, whole genome shotgun sequence genomic window:
- the mlnr gene encoding motilin receptor, which translates to MPWTRPQVDLHAGGAEAMDQHNIDDHHYEGSLFPTSTLIPVTVICIIIFIVGVTGNTMTILIIQHFKDMKTTTNLYLSSMAVSDLIIFLCLPFDLYRLWKYVPWLFGEAVCRFYHYIFEGCTSATILHITALSIERYLAISFPLKNKVVVTRRRVQYIILALWGFALVSAAPTLFLVGVEYDNDTHPDFNTGQCKYTSYAISSGQLNIMLWVSTTYFFCPMLCLIFLYGSIGCKLWKSKNDLQGPCALARERSHRQTVKILVVVVLAFIICWLPYHIGRNLFAQVDDYEMAMLSQNFNMASMVLCYLSASINPVVYNLMSRKYRAAAKRLFLLHQRPRQVHRSGQRQLSVSDHISTLNESLTVV; encoded by the exons ATGCCCTGGACCAGACCTCAGGTCGACCTGCATGCGGGTGGAGCAGAGGCCATGGACCAACACAACATAGACGACCACCACTACGAGGGCTCCCTGTTCCCCACCTCCACCCTCATCCCCGTCACCGTCATCtgcatcatcatcttcatcgtcgGGGTAACGGGCAACACCATGACCATCCTCATCATCCAGCACTTCAAGGACATGAagaccaccaccaacctgtacCTGTCAAGCATGGCGGTGTCTGacctcatcatcttcctctgcCTGCCCTTTGACCTCTACCGCCTGTGGAAGTATGTGCCCTGGCTGTTCGGCGAGGCCGTGTGCCGCTTCTACCACTACATCTTCGAGGGCTGCACCTCGGCCACCATCCTCCACATCACCGCGCTGAGCATCGAGCGCTACCTGGCCATCAGCTTCCCGCTCAAGAACAAGGTGGTGGTGACCAGACGCCGGGTGCAGTACATCATCCTCGCCCTGTGGGGGTTCGCGCTGGTCTCCGCCGCGCCCACACTCTTCCTGGTCGGCGTGGAGTATGACAACGACACGCACCCGGACTTCAACACGGGTCAGTGCAAGTACACCAGCTACGCCATCAGCTCCGGGCAGCTGAACATCATGCTCTGGGTTTCCACCACCTACTTCTTCTGCCCCATGCTCTGCCTCATCTTCCTCTACGGCTCCATCGGGTGCAAGCTGTGGAAGAGCAAGAACGACCTGCAGGGCCCCTGTGCACTGGCCCGGGAGAGGTCACACAGGCAAACAGTCAAGATACTGG tggtggtggtgctggccTTCATCATCTGTTGGCTCCCGTACCACATCGGCAGGAACCTCTTCGCCCAGGTGGACGACTATGAAATGGCCATGCTGAGCCAGAACTTCAACATGGCCTCCATGGTGCTCTGCTACCTCAGCGCCTCCATCAACCCTGTCGTCTACAACCTCATGTCCAGGAAGTACAGGGCCGCGGCCAAACGCCTCTTCCTGCTGCACCAGCGGCCCAGACAAGTCCACCGCAGCGGCCAGAGACAGCTGAGTGTGAGCGACCACATCTCCACCCTGAATGAAAGCCTGACTGTGGTCTGA